Proteins from a single region of Symphalangus syndactylus isolate Jambi chromosome 12, NHGRI_mSymSyn1-v2.1_pri, whole genome shotgun sequence:
- the LOC134734740 gene encoding LOW QUALITY PROTEIN: keratin, type II cytoskeletal 8-like (The sequence of the model RefSeq protein was modified relative to this genomic sequence to represent the inferred CDS: inserted 1 base in 1 codon; deleted 1 base in 1 codon) — protein MSIRVTQKSYKVSTSGPRAFSSHSYTSGPSARISSLSFSRVGSSSFRGGLGGGYSGASGVGGITAVMVNQSLLSPLVLEVHPNIQAVRTQEKEQIKTLNNKFASFIDKVRFLEQQNKMLETKWSLLQQQKTARNNMDNKFQSYINNLRRQLETLGQEKLKLEAELDNMQGLVEDFKNKYEDEINKRTEMENEFVLTKKDVDEAYMNELESRLEGLTEEINFLRQLYEEEIRELQSQISDTSVVLSMDNSHSQDMDSIITEVKAQYEEIANRSQAEAESMYQIKNEELQSLAGKHGDDLWRTKTEISEINRNSSRLQAEVEGPKGQRASLEAAIADAQQRGELAIKYANAKLSELEAALQRAKQDMLRQLREYQELXNVKLALDIEIATYRKLLEGKESRLESGMQNMSIHTKTTSGYAGGLSSAYGGLTSPGLSCGLGSSFGSGAGSSSFSRTSSSRAVVVKKIETSDRKLVSESSDSCPSE, from the exons ATGTCCATCAGAGTGACCCAGAAGTCCTACAAGGTGTCCACCTCTGGCCCCCGGGCCTTCAGCAGCCACTCCTACACGAGTGGGCCCAGTGCCCGCATCAGCTCCTTGAGCTTCTCCCGAGTGGGCAGCAGCAGCTTTCGGGGTGGCCTGGGCGGTGGCTATAGTGGGGCCAGCGGCGTGGGAGGCATCACCGCAGTCATGGTCAACCAGAGCCTGCTGAGCCCCCTTGTCCTGGAGGTGCACCCCAACATCCAGGCCGTGCGCacccaggagaaggagcagaTCAAGACCCTCAACAACAAGTTTGCCTCCTTCATAGACAAGGTACGGTTCCTGGAGCAGCAGAACAAGATGCTGGAGACCAAGTGGAGCCTCCTGCAGCAGCAGAAGACGGCTCGGAACAACATGGACAACAAGTTCCAGAGCTACATCAACAACCTTAGGCGGCAGCTGGAGACTCTGGGCCAGGAGAAGCTGAagctggaggcggagcttgacaACATGCAGGGGCTGGTGGAGGACTTCAAGAACAAGTATGAGGATGAGATCAATAAGCGTACAGAGATGGAGAATGAATTTGTCCTCACCAAGAAGGATGTGGATGAAGCTTACATGAACGAGCTGGAGTCTCGCCTGGAAGGGCTAACTGAAGAGATCAACTTCCTCAGGCAGCTGTATGAAGAGGAGATCCGGGAGCTGCAGTCCCAGATCTCGGACACATCTGTGGTGCTGTCCATGGACAACAGCCACTCCCAGGACATGGACAGCATCATCACTGAGGTCAAGGCACAGTACGAAGAGATCGCCAACCGCagccaggctgaggctgagagcATGTACCAGATCAAGAATGAGGAGCTGCAA AGCCTGGCTGGGAAGCACGGGGATGACCTGTGGCGCACAAAGACTGAGATCTCCGAGATAAACCGGAACAGCAGCCGGCTCCAGGCTGAGGTTGAGGGCCCCAAAGGCCAGAGGGCTTCCCTGGAGGCCGCCATTGCAGATGCCCAGCAGCGCGGAGAGCTGGCTATTAAGTATGCCAACGCCAAGTTGTCCGAGCTGGAGGCTGCCCTGCAGCGGGCCAAGCAGGACATGTTGCGGCAGCTGCGTGAGTACCAGGAGC TGAACGTCAAGCTGGCCCTGGACATCGAGATCGCCACCTACAGGAAGCTGCTGGAGGGCAAGGAGAGCCGACTGGAGTCTGGGATGCAGAACATGAGTATTCACACGAAGACCACCAGCGGCTATGCAGGTGGTCTGAGCTCGGCCTATGGGGGCCTCACAAGCCCCGGCCTCAGCTGTGGCCTGGGATCCAGCTTTGGCTCTGGTGCGGGCTCTAGCTCCTTCAGCCGCACCAGCTCCTCGAGGGCCGTGGTTGTGAAGAAGATCGAGACAAGTGATAGGAAGCTGGTGTCCGAGTCCTCCGACTCCTGCCCAAGTGAATAG
- the LOC134733936 gene encoding large ribosomal subunit protein uL22 — protein sequence MVRYSLDPENPTKSCKSRGSNLRVHFKNTRETAQAIKGMHIRKATKYLKDVTLQKQCVPFRRYNGGVGRCAQAKQWGWTQGRWPKKSAEFLLHMLKNAESNAELKGLDVDSLVIEHIQVNKAPKMRRRTYRAHGRINPYMSSPCHIEMILTEKEQIVPKPEEEVAQKKKISQKKLKKQKLMARE from the coding sequence ATGGTTCGCTATTCACTTGACCCGGAGAACCCCACGAAATCATGCAAATCAAGAGGTTCCAATCTTCGTGTTCACTTTAAGAACACTCGTGAAACTGCTCAGGCCATCAAGGGTATGCATATACGAAAAGCCACGAAGTATCTGAAAGATGTCACTTTACAGAAACAGTGCGTACCATTCCGACGTTACAATGGTGGAGTTGGCAGGTGTGCACAGGCCAAGCAGTGGGGCTGGACACAAGGTCGGTGGCCCAAAAAGAGTGCTGAATTTTTGCTGCACATGCTTAAAAACGCAGAGAGTAATGCTGAACTTAAGGGTTTAGACGTAGATTCTCTGGTCATTGAGCATATCCAAGTGAACAAAGCACCTAAGATGCGCCGCCGGACCTACAGAGCTCATGGTCGGATTAACCCATACATGAGCTCTCCCTGCCACATTGAGATGATCCTTACGGAAAAGGAACAGATTGTTCCTAAACCAGAAGAGGAGGTTGCCCAGAAGAAAAAGATATcccagaagaaactgaagaaacaaaaacttatggCACGGGAGTAA